From Mugil cephalus isolate CIBA_MC_2020 chromosome 4, CIBA_Mcephalus_1.1, whole genome shotgun sequence:
TCGTAGTGCACTCTTTCTTTgtcacccccccaaaaaaaaaataaaaaatgccccTCTCTTCAAAGCACAAACCTTTCCTCTGTAGTCCTCTCAAACACCTGCACACACTTTCTGTCCAGCCACTGTGGGCCGTGTGAAATAGGGGGAAAGGGTACTGCCGTTGCAGTGTtctccttcccccccccccccccccccctctagCTGTCCAGACTAGCAGCCCCACCCCGTGTCCGTTTTATTCCCATGCCACTGTGTGTACATTCGCACTCAAacatgtgtgcgtgagtgcaAATGATTAAAGGCTCCCAGATCAATACAGCTTTGAAGTACGCTGAGAGCTAAATGGACACTCTCCTTCAGACCCTTCCTTCATTTCGCTCCATATTAGAGGACGCGTCTGGGAAGCCAGGATAAATGAAAGCGTCCTCTCCTGTCTCCAGCCTGATTTAAGGCACACCCTTCTGTTAGTCATACAGGActccttctgtcttctctctctctttcctcccgtCTCTTTCCCTGTTTGCTTCACGCTCTATTTCCTCTCATCCATTTCCAGACTCACACTGTCTCTTCTCCTATCTGTTCTTCATTCTGTTTTCATGTCCCATCAACTTTTATTTCCTATCGCTGGCGAGGGCAAATTGTGTCTATCTCTTCACTAAGTGTCCTTGACTCTGTCCTtgtgtaaaagttaaaaaaaaaaatctgctgcaaTGTAGCAAGTTTCCTCTGAATCTATAACAGGTTGTTCTGCCTCCCCACCAGGCCGAGGTTGCAGAGTCATTTCGTTATCTGTGAAAAGGCCTCACGTGAGCACAAGGCTTCCTGTCAGCAGGAGACTTGTTCCATCTCTGGAAGGGAGGTTTCTTCACTGTAGCTGTAGATTTGTAACACACCGTCACTAGCGAGTAGCCGGGATTGTCGTGCGCCGCTCTCGTGTGCACAGTTTTCATGTTCCGTGCGACAGGCTAATCTCTGCACCAACTCCCACTCGAATGAAAATATCTCTTTGTGATGGGCACTTTTCCTCTCACGTCGCTGCAACACAATTGCTGCAGCCTCGTCCTTGAGAATTAACCTTCATTTCCTCTGAAGAGATTGTGACACATATCCGTCAACTGGACGTGGGGAATAGATATCCAGCAGGGCGAACGGCGGCGGAGCTCTGACAGACGCTCTCCCTCTTGGTTTCTCAGCCATAACTCGCGTCTGCTTTTCGCTTAGGCTCACGCTCTTTATTATTGATGACCACCGGTGCCGTAAGAACAGCAGAAACATTTGGGCCCCGCCTGCTGCTTTGttcactacacacacacacatatatgcaagTAGCTTCATCATGCGCATCGTTGTTTGCAGCAGCATGTAATGCTGACCTTGGATAATGTGTGCGATTGTGATGTAAAACGGTGACTCCGGGAGAAGTCTGAAAACTGGCATTGTTCACTTGTCTGCATAGTTTCAtcatttctctttgtgtctgcagAAACACTGTTAAGAGGGCTAATTTCCCTATTAATCCTTATCACATTACTGCGCACATTAGTCACATTAAGTGTCAGCTGAAATTGCCTCGAAGCCATTTAATGTTTCCTTTGTGGACGTGGGGCTTCCCTTTGACAGACGGAGACATTCGCATGATAAATGTCTCCGAATCCGAGTCGTTGCGAGGTGATATTTGGCAAAAACAAACGATGCTACCATTTCTGCAGAGTCATACTTGTGAAAGCGCTGTGAGTTTCGGGACTCTGGGATGAAAAGACGCTTCTCTTTtggatggagggaaaaaaaatgttttgcacacAGGCCATTCAGTGCTTTGTTTGTCCAAGGGCACCGGGAATGTGTGGTGGAGCCAAGAGGAGCCAAGAGGTGCATGCTTTGCATCCCTAATTGTAGATACAACCCCCAAGTGTTGTGTTGTCCTTTGGGTGTTTGCTTTGGGGAATATGTGTCTCGTTGTTGAAGTTTTGATGTAGATTTGATCAGtcagttctgttttgtttttttatttagtgcatGCAATTACACAGACAGTGTCCTTTTGTCTATTTGGCAAATAACGTTCTTTAAAGAGACATAGTCTACATGACATTATGCCTGAAGCTggggatttatttaaaaaactccCCACACACCCCTCGTCAAATAATAACTTTAAACGTACTGTAGCGTACATCTCTACCATTCAgaagggaaataaaatgaaagtactAGAGAGAACTTGGGCAACATTCCTTCATTATAACACACTTGGAACTGCATGTCCTGTCCAGTAATTATCTCTGTCTAGGCTGATTGTACTGAGTGTGCTCATGTTCCTTTGCATCGTGACACACTGTGAGAAATGGACTGCAGTGATCAGGTCCACTGTTGTGAAATAAATCATCCCAAGGCAACGCTACTCTATATCTTTCTTCCTAACGGTCTCTGGCCAGTCCTGGAGCCGAGCTACAGCCGAACCTTAGATACAATGAGAGAATTATGACTTGTTTGTAACACGAAACCAGAATCATCCTTTAAATGTGACAACAGTGGCCACGCCTTAGACAGATGTATgacacactgtttatttttgtctttggcTGCAGGAGCATGACATTGAGACTCCACATGGCGTTCTTCATGTGACGATGAGAGGCGTTCCCAAGGGCAACAGACCCATCATCCTCACCTATCACGACATCGGCCTCAACCGTGAGTCTGCAACAATGGACTTGGCGACATGCAgcatcctgtttgtttgtttgtttcggcATTCATATGTATTCACACAcaatttaatttacaatttacaatttaatttacttttttatatatatgcagacatacatatacacataaacacacacaaacttatattcaacaaaataaaacaatgaaacaaggAACCCAATCCCCtgacacccacccacccaataGTCAGAGTAGAGTCCAAACTTCAGCATAATCCTTATTATTTTCCAACCTAAAGGCTACTTTTTCTAAATTCGTCACATCCATTGCCTCAGTGACCCATTCCCTTGGATTGTTTCTGATTTTCCTCCACACAAATCACAAAGTATTCACCTATGGGAGCCCATCTTGTCCAGAAAATGTCCATCTTAAGAGGAAGGCATGTGTCCTGTCTTTTTAATGAAACGGTTTCAATTGTTCACATCTTTCTAGACAAGTCTTGCTTCAACACCCTGTTCAACTATGAGGACATGCAGGAGATCACCCAGCACTTTGCAGTGGTCCATGTGGACGCTCCCGGCCAGCAGGAGGGTGCACCTCCCTTCCCCAGTGGGTGAGTGACTGGTTTTACGTGCACTGGTAAACGGgagcatgtttatttctgtggtgTTGCACAAGTTGCAATCTTGTTCATTAAGATTAGATATAAATAGAGCTGTCAGTGAACCACAGTTTCCTcaacaatttaaatgtgtgataaCCGAAACCGTTTTAACTCATATGAGCTTAATCGCATGTTGTTGTCGGGCTGCAGGTATCGCTACCCAACCATGGACGAGCTGGCTGAAATGCTCCCATCGGTGATGACCGAGTTGAAGTGAGTGGCCCCCCTGTTGATATCTGATCAGTAATGTGAAGAATGCGTACTATTCTCCAGTCCCATGGTAACCTGTGCTTCCTCTGTAGAGTCAACAGCGTGATTGGTATCGGCGTGGGAGCGGGGGCGTACATCCTCAGCCGCTTTGCAGTGAGTCCCCAGCATCTACAAACTCACCCCTCTTGCATTTTTCTCATCATATTCCCCATCccagtcttttatttattttttttttggtcctacTCTCTGTCTCGCCTGTAGTAATTGAAGGTTTTCAGACCATGCTGCTTGTTACACTGCACATTAAAGCCTCCCATCAAACCCACACAGGGCATCAGGTTGCTCCACAGTCTGCTGCATGTGCTGCCACCCCCCCCCGACGATGAATCACCTTGGTGattcgctcttttttttttttttttttttttttttttttatacttgcTTCTGCCTTGTTTCCACACTCAGCGCAGTGGAGCTAAAATAAGCACAATCTAGCAGAAAGATCCAGAGGTGACAGATAGAAGTAAGAGAGCACtgaaatatgaataatgaaaagacagagagatggtAGAAGGGGGTGGAGATTAGAAATCGTAACACCGAAGTCTCTGTGAAGAGTCTGTTCTTGTTTAGTATTAATAAGGAAAAATGGATTCTGAAATGCGTTTGTGCTAACTGGTATGGAACAAAACGTGTTTACTGATGACAGATTTACAGCAGCTGTTGCCGCACTGCATTTGCATCACGTTGAGAACAGCATCCACAGCGTTCGCTCTGCACTCGGCAAGATGGATCTTTTTATTTCCCCAGATATTTGCCCAGATatcctccttctgtttttaGGCAATTCCAACACTGCCTGTTTTAATCTAAAAGCTCAAGACTCCATCTTCACCGCTTCATTTACTCAAACAGTCCAGCttcacttttcattattttttagcAGTGTTCCTCCTGTGTCCGCCCTGTTCAGGGAATACACAAAACCAGGAACGGAGAGGTGCAACACTAAGAGCTTCTTGTTTTCCTTGGGACTGACATGCATCTTTCTGTTCCCAGCTCAACAACCCCACGCTGGTGGAGGGGCTGGTTCTGATCAACGTTGACCCGTGCGCTGAAGGCTGGATCGACTGGGCTGCTTCAAAGGTCACTATTACCTCTgcaccacagacacagacagacatcgGTGCACCGTGCAATATAAAACTATTCATTCAATACCCTCCAGGGGCATGTTTCTAGATGTACTACTGTATAGGTTTGGCATTAAGTTCATTGACTTGGTTAGAAATTACATCTGTGCCTCATCTTCAATGAATAATCCTGAATCGATGAATATCTAAATATGGCTCCTATCAACAAACAACtactgaattttttatttttattttttgcttcacatttctttgtcacattttttataATATGCTCATTGGTCCTATTAGTTCACAGCTAGTAGTTGCATCACAAATCATTGCACAGGGGCCttaaactttttattatttttagatgaaTTACAGCTTCTGACCGTACATACAAAATAGCAGCAGGCAGGTTAGTGGAGCAGGACTATTTCAGTTCAGTGCCCAGGCTACGTAGATCAGGGGTCTGCAACGTTTTTCAAGCAaagggcccccaaactgatggagagattaaacagggaccccctaccttctaTATCTGTGCTAtagcccagtgctatttataaatatgcattattttcattttacattttgcacTAGGGCTgcgataacgtcttctgcctccatttatccctttactgaaatatgttgcatttatgttaatgtgcatttaaagaaatttaaagatgCAGTGCCTCCGCACTGAGCCCTTGTTGAAGGCCTATGAGGTTGCTGttaatgaatgcattcattaaaGGTCACTATGTTAGAGACACTGTTCATGTTCAGCCTGATATTGCTTTATATagctttttaatctgtttcaaGAGCTATATATGTACTGCTACGGGTTTGTGTTTAACCACATGTATGGTTCTGCTTTAACATGTATAGTACATGTCTGCTACTATGAAATATTGTGGTGAAGAGATTAGAGTAGCATTAAAAGCAGGCAGGGGTCCTAATCCTGTGTTAATTTGATTATACTTGCTGTTTCAGGGTTGAGCGCACTTCAAAGTTAATCAAACCTAAGCTTCGGCTCTCACAGAACAACACTGACAAGTTTAAAATAGTTTCATTTTCAAGGACACAGAGGCTCACAACACTGCTGTACTGTTTCCAGATCGTCAGCCTCTGCTGTGCTAGTCATGAGGCCGAGTGTGATGTGACCTTTGTCCCATATGTTCTTTTAAAACATCCCACTTCATTCTCTCTAGTTGTAATTTAGTtgagtttaaaacatttacaaaaatagtaataataacagcaaAGGAACAGTATGTCcaattcttttgtttgtgtgacgtTTATAGCACCTTACATGTTATAAATAGTTAAGATAtattgatagatagatagacagacaccTGGGGGAGGGTAGGTGTTAAACTGACATGTTCATCAGCCAGAGTCCACTGAAGGACCTTATAACACTGTTCTTTTTTAAGCACTTGGtagcgagtttttttttttttatgtttattaatttacttctacatatatttattgtacAATTACAAATTTTAGTCATTAGATCTATCAGTGTCCACACAGTTACCAAGTAACCAATAAAAGTCAGCTCCTGACGTCCTGTCCTCTTGTGTGCAGCTCTCTGGATGGACCAGTAACTTGGTGGATATCGTCATGGCTCACCATTTCAGCACCGTGAGTTTCACTGTATTACTCACCcccaatttttctttttaatagtGCTGCTTTGACCTTGTTCATGAATGATATGAATCTGAAACGTGCctctggtgtttttctttcttgatttcCCTCGATACCCTTACCTCATTTTGCTCAGAAGGCACACCTTCGttaattatttttacacatcAGTCTTCCCGGACACATAGACTTGTCGACAATGACGTGAAGTTTCAGAAGATGTGGTAGAGCTGAAGTAAAGCACATGACAAACAGTCCTCTCAAACACCTGCACACACTTTCTGTCCAGACAGCTTGTCTGGATGACTAAAGAGCTCCCCGCACATTTCATACAAACTACTTTAATgggccatatatatatatatttatgtatgtactCATCCTGTTTTTAGTGCTTTGAGTAGAATAAAGATTTCCTGTCTGGGATATTATGTGTACTCCAGGATGAGCTGACAGAGAACCAGGAGCTGATCCAGACCTACCGCCTCCACATCGCCCAGGACATCAACCAGG
This genomic window contains:
- the ndrg3a gene encoding protein NDRG3a isoform X3, yielding MSAVLDLDQIACAGNGVEHDIETPHGVLHVTMRGVPKGNRPIILTYHDIGLNHKSCFNTLFNYEDMQEITQHFAVVHVDAPGQQEGAPPFPSGYRYPTMDELAEMLPSVMTELKVNSVIGIGVGAGAYILSRFALNNPTLVEGLVLINVDPCAEGWIDWAASKLSGWTSNLVDIVMAHHFSTDELTENQELIQTYRLHIAQDINQDNLALFCGSYQYRQDLEIERPVVGLNEDTVNTLTCPALLVVGDTSPAVEAVVECNSRLNPTKTTLLKMADCGGLPQVVQPGKLAEAFKYFVQGMGYIPYVLLSHLSNESVPSAGMTRLARSRTTSSSSITSMDSSRSRNNLNSLLEGSATGALDSQAGPQTMEVSC
- the ndrg3a gene encoding protein NDRG3a isoform X4 — its product is MDELQDVQLTEIKPLLTNKNARNFQDFDCQEHDIETPHGVLHVTMRGVPKGNRPIILTYHDIGLNHKSCFNTLFNYEDMQEITQHFAVVHVDAPGQQEGAPPFPSGYRYPTMDELAEMLPSVMTELKVNSVIGIGVGAGAYILSRFALNNPTLVEGLVLINVDPCAEGWIDWAASKLSGWTSNLVDIVMAHHFSTDELTENQELIQTYRLHIAQDINQDNLALFCGSYQYRQDLEIERPVVGLNEDTVNTLTCPALLVVGDTSPAVEAVVECNSRLNPTKTTLLKMADCGGLPQVVQPGKLAEAFKYFVQGMGYMCGTHNSQ
- the ndrg3a gene encoding protein NDRG3a isoform X2 codes for the protein MDELQDVQLTEIKPLLTNKNARNFQDFDCQEHDIETPHGVLHVTMRGVPKGNRPIILTYHDIGLNHKSCFNTLFNYEDMQEITQHFAVVHVDAPGQQEGAPPFPSGYRYPTMDELAEMLPSVMTELKVNSVIGIGVGAGAYILSRFALNNPTLVEGLVLINVDPCAEGWIDWAASKLSGWTSNLVDIVMAHHFSTDELTENQELIQTYRLHIAQDINQDNLALFCGSYQYRQDLEIERPVVGLNEDTVNTLTCPALLVVGDTSPAVEAVVECNSRLNPTKTTLLKMADCGGLPQVVQPGKLAEAFKYFVQGMGYMPSAGMTRLARSRTTSSSSITSMDSSRSRNNLNSLLEGSATGALDSQAGPQTMEVSC